Genomic segment of Pochonia chlamydosporia 170 chromosome 1, whole genome shotgun sequence:
AGGTGTAGCTTAAGTCGAGGCTTGATGGGagtgatgttggctgtgggTGGTTATCGGGATACTGGACTCGAATGGGCAGACTACATTGAGTGTTTACGGGAGAAGCTGCCTCAGATACCCAAGATATGAGAATTTTGGGCTCTGAGGCGAAAATTATGAACCTGGAGGTCTATCTACTACTCGTTTCGCAATAGTAAGGATTGTTCTGTGTTGATTGTGAGAAGCTTCAAAGCCTGTGTCCCCTTCTCTCTTGCAGCCATGAACACCCTACGGGGATGATTTGCGAGGTCTTTACAAAAGAGACCAACTTCCATGAACTCGTTCGCCATTCGTCAGAAGATGCGCATGTGCCCTTGCCAATGCAGTGAAGATTGTCAGGGCCGCTTTTCATCATTCCCGTGAACGCTATAAGGACGGTCGAGCGCGATGACTGAACCTGCGGTCTACAAAACTAGCTTTAATATGTACTTTATTTGAAAAGCTCGAGGTGTCTACGTCCTGTTTCCTTGTGCCGGTACACCCAAATTAAATGAGTCCTACGGATTTCCACAACGATGTGAAGCAGAGCGCGCTGGAGCCAGGTGTCGATAGAAGGTTCCTCAATTTTCTGTTACAGAACATCCTTCACTTCTGTACATTCTTAATTTTTAAAATATTGACAAGTGTGCGGCGCAGAGTGGCGTTTTACGTTGACTTGGACCAGgtggtggatgatgccgcGCATTGCTGGCCGTGTTTGGAACATGCCTATCCTACGAGATCGTATCGTGAACTGTGGAGATATTATCTTTAGAGTTATAtattgagtctggtcaaagATTCTACTTGAGCATGCAAACAAATATAGGACCAGATATCTGCCATGGTAAAATCCCAACAGGGTCACATTGAACACTCTGTCTGCAATTGGCAAACCTCCCAGTTTGAGTAGGATAAACCTAAGCCTAGTTATGAAACGCTtgtgaacaaggcaaactCCTAGAAATGTGTTCATGTCTTCTAATCCACCCCATGTTATCCTTCACCGCCGTCACAACCCAATACCACTTACACCACCTCTGATTCACCGCCTTCATCGCACAACCCTCAACAAATCGAAATCTCAGCGCCACAACAAGAACCAAGAAAGTATCCTCTCTCCCACAAGCAATTTAATTAGGAGAGGAGGTCGTTTACCGGAAATGTTTTGCACATCTCGATCTCCGATACGCTCGGAACACCAGACCTGCAGCCCAACCCAGCCCTACTCTAATCGTCAGGCACATCACTCTGCATATCATCAGGCACAAGCCCCAATAAATGGGTTTTTCTGTGATCCCTGTTCCATCCCAACATGATCTGAGTGGATTCGCGGGTCGATCCCGCCAATGTGGTGTATACACGTCCaagtggtggctttggctgggcaGCAATTCACCCACAAGCTTGAATTAGAGGATATAAGATACATCCGACCACGCCGCGTTGTAAACTTTTGGTATATATTTTCATTCTTGAAGACCAACTTACAATTATTAATCGTAACCCCAATTTTAATTTAATTGGATTCGTCTCTTCAATTTCACGATCAATGTTCTGGGTGGTGGCAACTACCCTACACACAACATGATTCCCAAATTTCAAACAACCATCTTGCAGCTAGCTCTGTTTCTTATCATATCTACTTTTTCATTCCGTACCTACGCTCATACAAACATCGTACCTCACAGTATATCAAGACGAGCCGAAGCAGCAGGCTCATCATGCTCTGCAGAGGGCCAATGGAACTGCATGACAAACTCATTCCAGCGTTGCGCCAGCGGTCAATGGAGTGTCGTCATGAATTGCGCCGCAGGGACGATATGTTCTCCGGCTGGGTTGACCATTGAGTTTAGAATTCAGCATGATGGCACGGTAGATGGTTCCGGAGGAAGAAATACTGGCGGTGCTGTTGGGAGGCCTGCGTTTGGCTTCATGGATTTGGCAAAGGTGGGCGGCATACTTCTTTGGGTGTTGTTATGAGCCATCAATCTATATGGGTGAAATGCACGGACAAGGGCTTTGAAGATTCGTTGGACACGTCAGAGCTCAGAGCAAATGGCTCCAAGGCAGTTAGGTTTTGGCGGAATATGGTTTCATTGGATAGATACCATGACATGACTGATGATGGTGCGGAGTTTGTGGTACGGGATTGACGTTAGATCCGTCCATGACACGCCGCCTTTGTGTCTGGCCGCTCAACCATTCCCGCAAACTTAGTATCGCAAGGCAAACTCCGCCATTTGTTCTCACGGAATGAGCACAAACCTCTTTCTCTGCTTACAGTCGCTTCTTTCGTTCCAAACGCCGATTTATTCCAACAACTGCAATACACTGGTCAATTAGTAGATGACTCGAACCACATAATGACACCACCAGGCTCAATTCTCGTGACAGGCGCCAACGGCGGCCTTGGATCTGCTATTGTCGCTCATATAGTAAAAGACGCGCATTTGGCAAAATATACCGGATTATACTCTGTCAGGATTGCCGATTCGGCGACTCAGCTGAGTGCTGCTCTGGCCAAGGCGCCCGATACTCATCACCATGAGACACTGGAGGTGGATCTTGCTTCAATAGCCAGTGTAAAAAGCCTCGCCATGGATATCAATAATCGTGTTTCCAAAGGAGAGTTAGCCCCAATACGGGCCCTGATTCTCAATGCTGGATACCAAGATCACCTTGCTCTGGTTAGTGCATGAAGAGTCTGACTATGGCATGCCTAGAGACTAAGTCGCACATTTCATGCAGACCATGACAGACGATGGTTTTGAAACCACATGGCAGGTGAACTACCTGGCCAATTTTATCCTCACCCTTCTATTGCTAGAGAGTATCGATAAGAAGAACGGCACGATTCTCTTTGTTGCAAGTTGGGCTCATGAGTACGTTTCATACCGTTCCCACCCAAAACATATGCCCCAAACATATGCCCCAAACATCAGACTCTGACATCAGATCCAGCGTCGATGACGCCAGAAATGAGACAGGAGGCTTCGCCCCATACAAAGATCCAAAGTGGCGGGACATGTTTCCCAGCCCAGAGCTTTTAGCTAGCGGCAATTGGAGCACGCCTGCAGATGAATCCGGTCCCTATCCAGGTCAACGTCGATATGGAGCTAGTAAGTTGTGTGCTGTGATGCATATGTAAGCACATCCTTCTCAGTCGATTTCGATATTCAAGATGCTGATTACGATGCAAAGGCATGAACTGGCCGAGCGAATCGCTAGAGACCAGTCCCTATCAGGCATTTCTGTTGTTGGCCTTGATCCTGGCGGCATGGGGACAGGTCTTACTCGGAAGAGCAGTCTTAAgatgaggctgatgatgaaggctATTCCGCTTTTCGCCGCATACACGGTAGGTTCTGATCCTAACGGTACACTGCGTCCTACATGGAAGAGCGCCGCAGATGTTATCCGAGCTTGCTTTGAGATAGATCTCCCCAAAGATAAAGCACTCTATCTCAATGGGACAGACCAGATCGAGACAGCAAAGGATTCCAAGGACTCTTTGAAGAGAAAGCAGTTGTGGGAATACGGAGTCAAAGTGACCGGTATCGGACCCAACGACACAGCTCTACATGAACTGTCATAAGTGAGTTGTCTTTGATGGTGTTCTTGCGGTGGCTCAACTGGGTAGTCTGTAtacaatacggagtacaaaTCTTGCAATCTTCACTAAACGCAAGTCTATCAGGCGGCCGTATTCGCTGCTGGGGAGAGCTTTGTTGTTGCGTTCGTCCTTGGTTCTtcgctggtgctgggatATACCTCTAGATCATGACTTTCAACAGCCGTGAGATGCTCTCGCGACCTGGAATTAGGTAGAGGCCATGGCCCCAAGTCGTGTAGCCGAGTGCGCCGTTTCATAGATGCCCTGTTTCTCTCGGATCGCAGACTTGAGAAACAGGCGAGAATGAACACCCCGCCACATTGAACCAGGCCAAACGCAATGGGCAAGACGACAATATTATCAATACAAAAAGGGAAGtccttgctgctgctgcccaTGGCGATAGCGAGTGGCGCTCCCCTCAGAACAGTAGCCAGTATAACAAATACGAGGTGTGCAGCAGGACCAGGGCACTTGTACATTGCCATCGGGGACAACATTAAGAACCATTGGAACGCAATGATGCTTCCAAATGAGGATGGTGATTTGTATGCTCCAAGACTTTTTGGTGTATGAGCTGCCGGAACGATTATGGCCGTCGCAAAAACTGCGTGAAAGACAGCGCCCCAAAACACTGTTGTTTTGAGGCCAGGAACCCGAGGAAGAAAGCTGAGTCCAATAATGAACAGTCCTGTCACTGTTGGAGGCATGAGTCCCATCACCCACCATCCTGGCAACAACTTGCCCTCTttgtcaaagttggtggTACCAATGTAAATTAAGAGTGCCTGCAAACAAAGGGCAAGCATATCGGTACCAAGAATCTTGGCCCAATGCCACATTCCCAATTTGGTAGGATGACCCGGGTCATGGCCAAAGTAGTAGAGGGCGGGCCATGTTCGGTGGTCACGGCTTCGAACAAAGGAATAAATGGCCAAGTAACCTGGCTGGATGCATCTGAGGCAATTCCACTGCACAGCATGAAGAAATCGCCTTCCTCGGCCTGACCAAGAAGTATCAAGTGCTGGTGGATGTTCCGGCTCGAGAGAATACGGGGGCGGTTCATTTAAAGGCTCCTGCTCAACTGGATCATCGTGTAGTTGTTGTAAAGCTGCCTGCTCCTCATGGTGGTGCGATTTTGGCTTTGTGAAGATGTCTGGGATCTCTGCCAACCACCAAggaaccaacatcaacaccaatgcGGCCAGAAATGCAAACCACTCCAAAGCATTTGCAGAGCAATTCTTCGAACTCTCCATCAGAAGGGTCGTGGACTGATTCCCTCCCACATGAAAGCCGTCAAGCCAAATGAGAGTATGTGGGGTTGGCCTGCGTGATTGTACAAGCACCTGAAACAGCCGCTGGTACTCCTGGACCTGACGATCGAAGCACTGATGATTGGTGGGCGTCGGTTAGtgttgacaaagtcaatTCAAAGCGACTGCCAACCTCCAACCTCGGAAGCTTGTGCAACCTGGGTGTGACCTGGGTATGAACGAGACAAAGCcagagatgatgatggaaaaTATAATTTCGAATGCAGTCTGCTAGGCGAGAGTGTTCTGTTTTATCCGGATAGAATGCACTTTCTGAGACAAGGCCATCCGTAAGACACGGACGAATTCACATCACGGTGCTTCGCCCAGCGGTCCAATTGGTGCCAAACTAAACGGCTGGTGCTGTGTGCCCCTAGGGAGCCTAGGTGCAGGTGACCAAGTCCGATACGGAGGCCAGGCTCCAGGTCCATCGAAACCAAGGGGTCTGGTAGAATCTTCTCAACTGTTGGCACACAATAACCAGCCCAAGCCGGCCACATCCTGACCGCTCGTCGTCTTGGGTGGTAAATATGCCTGCGTAGCGCTCCTCAGGATTTGAAAATCTAGTAAATGTCATAGCCAGTTCCTTTGGAGCATATTTGGGACTCTGCCATTGCCGTGAAGACAGGGTTCTCAACAGTTCACCAAACATCTGTCGCTCAGCCAAAGCTCCTGAAACCAACATGGAATCAgccgccagccatggcgagaGAAGGTGTTTGGCGAGTAGGAGGTATGTGGTTGGCGGAGAGTGTTTTGGTCTGACAGGGACAAGACTCGACAGCCCATAGTTTGTTTTGCGCCTCTCGTCTGatactgtctggtgtgtctgtCACGCGaaaggtgtctggtctcgtctAGTCTGTTCTGGAGGCAAATATGCAGGCTGGTGGAGAGATTTGGCGAAGGCGTTCGTCAGGTACACCTGCAAGGGCCGATCCCAATCCGTCTCACATCCAACACAGGACGATTTGGAAAACAGGCCACTTGCAACAAATCATCTGTGCGACTGAGGACAAGGGAAATGGCGCCTCAAGCAAGGGCAGTTACCAACAAATTGGTCTGTCTTTGGGAGAGTTGAGTGTTGGCATATGATTCGAACCGCTCGT
This window contains:
- a CDS encoding short-chain protein (similar to Eutypa lata UCREL1 XP_007791376.1) is translated as MTPPGSILVTGANGGLGSAIVAHIVKDAHLAKYTGLYSVRIADSATQLSAALAKAPDTHHHETLEVDLASIASVKSLAMDINNRVSKGELAPIRALILNAGYQDHLALTMTDDGFETTWQVNYLANFILTLLLLESIDKKNGTILFVASWAHDVDDARNETGGFAPYKDPKWRDMFPSPELLASGNWSTPADESGPYPGQRRYGASKLCAVMHMHELAERIARDQSLSGISVVGLDPGGMGTGLTRKSSLKMRLMMKAIPLFAAYTVGSDPNGTLRPTWKSAADVIRACFEIDLPKDKALYLNGTDQIETAKDSKDSLKRKQLWEYGVKVTGIGPNDTALHELS